The sequence TCCACAGAAAAAAGCGTCATAGAACAATGCGACGCAGGAATGGTCAAGATTTGTACCCCCATCATTGTTGATGGCGAATTCATCGGCATTGTAGGCGGCTGCGGACGAGTGCCCGATGATTCCGAAATCGAAACCTTCACGGTACACAAAGCCATCAATGTTCCCTTGAACAATATAGAAACACTCGCAAAGGATGTTCCAACCATCTCCAATAAAAAAGCTCAGGATCTGGCCACATTCCTTGAAAAATTTGTTGCAGACATTCCCCGCCCCTAACATCGGGAAACTGACTTTTAATCAAAAGACCTCAATTTAGATGGGGTCTTTTGATATCTTTGATGAAAATACCGATAATTACACTTTTTTATTTGTGCTAACCTTCCAACAGTAATTGACAATAATTCCCCTTCAAAATATACGTTAATTATATATGCTTAATAATATATAATAACTTTAATTGGAGCGAATATGCGTCTATTCTTACTTGGAGTTACACTCTTTATGCTTTCTCTTCTTTCTGCGGCACCTGCATTTGCAGGTGAAGATCTCAGTGGCGATGTAATCATGTTCCATGCCGGATCCCTTTCTGTTCCTCTGGCAAAAATGGAAAAAGAATTTGAAGCCATGCACCCCGGCGTTGACATAAAAAGAGAAGCTGGCGGTTCCACCAAAATGGCCCGTATGATTTCCGAAGTGGGCAAACCTGCTGACATTATGGCTTCTGCCGACTACGTGGTTATTGATAAGAACCTCATCCCGAAATATGCAGATTTCAACATCCGCTTTGCTACCAACCAGCTTGTTCTCTGCTATACAGACAACAGCAAATTTGCGTCAGAAATTAATGCTGACAACTGGTATGACATTCTCCAGAAACCCGGCGTAATCTGGGGTCACTCTGATCCAAATCTTGATCCTTGCGGATATCGCAGTGTTATGGTTCTTCAACTGGCTGAAAAATTTTACAACAAACCTGGTCTTTACGAGAAACTGGTTTCAGTCCGCAAAAAAGAATGGGTTCGTCCCAAATCTGTTGAGCTTATCTCTCTGCTTAAAACAGGCAACATGGACTACGCATGGGAATACCTTTCCGTTGCAGTTCAGCATGGCTTGAAATACATCACACTTAATAAGCACATCAACCTTTCCGATTACAAATATAATAAGTTCTACGAACAGGCCCAAGTAACCGTAAGCGGTAAAAAACCCGGCACAACTATTGTTCGCACCGGTAAATCCATCACTTACGGCATCACCGAACTGAAAGACGCGCCGAACAAACCGGCAGCAACAGCATTCCTAGCTTACATGCTTTCTCCTGAAGGCGGTCTCAAAATCCTCAAGGAAATGGGCCAGCCTCCTTTCGTTCCTGCAATCATTCCTGACGATGCAATGCTCAAAAAAATGCCTGCATCCCTGCAGAAACTCGTAAAAGTAAAAAAATAATCAGCCCACAACACATGAAAGCCGGACGAAATATTCGTCCGGCTTTCTTATTAAGAACCTCATGAAAAAATTCCACAATATTTCAGTAAGCAATATTATCTCGGCTTTCCTTGTTCTCGGCTTTATCCTCCTCCCACTGAGCCAGTTGATTTTTGGCTCAAGCCCTACAGAAATAATTGATACCATCATGGATAAGGATGTCCGCGAGGCAATTATTCGCAGTATGGCCTGTTCCGGGCTTGCAGCCATATTAGCTTTTGCCATAGGAACTCCATTTGCATTTCTGCTGGCCCGCAACAATTTCAAAGGAAAAGAATTACTTAATTCCATAATCGATCTGCCTATCATGATCCCGCATCCAGTTATCGGCATAGCTTTGCTGGGCATTGCCGGACGCAACCACTGGATAGGACAACGACTGCTTGATGCCGGAATCCGGCTCATGGGAACATCCACAGGAATTGTGGCAGTGCTGCTCTTTGTAGGACTGCCCTTCTATATAAATGCGGCGCGGGACGGTTTTGAAAGTGTCCCTGAACGACTGGAAAAAGCCGCTCGTACTCTCGGAGCAAACAGAAGCCAGACATTTTTCAGGGTAACATTCCCGCTGGCGTGGAAATACCTGCTCACAGGAATGATCATGTGCATGGCACGTGCACTCAGCGAATTCGGCGCAGTGGTTATTATAGCCTATCATCCAATGGTCGCTCCGGTGCTTATGTACGAAAGATTCACAGCTTACGGTCTTTCATACTCCCGTCCTGTAGCGATTTGGCTTATTGCCCTTTCACTAGTTCTGTTTGCAGCTCTCAGACTTCTTTCAAGAGGATTAAAAGGTAACAAAATATGATTACCATTGAGAACTTAGATGTAAATCTTCCAAATTTTTCTCTTGATAATATCAACCTTCAAATAGATGAAGGTGATTTTTTTACATTGCTGGGCCCTACCGGTTCCGGAAAATCTGTACTGCTGGAAACCATTGCCGGACTTATCCCTGTTTCGAGCGGATCAATTAAAATAAACCGGACTGATATTACCCGCACAGCTCCGGAAAAACGCGGTCTGTCTATTGTTTATCAGGACTATGCTCTTTTTCCGCATCTCAGTGTTAAAGATAACATTACTTTCGGTGCAAGATATAAAAATATTGAAAAAATTAAGGCTGACAATAAAGCTCATGAACTAGCTGAAATGCTGAATATTTCACACCTGCTGGACCGCACTCCCCGAAATCTTTCCGGCGGAGAAAAACAACGGGCTTCCATCGCCCGCGCACTGCTGGTCGACCCTGCTGTACTGCTGCTGGATGAACCTCTTTCCGCTCTTGATCCTGCTTTCAGGCAGGAAGTTCAGGATCTACTGAAATCCATTCACAGGGAAACCGGAATTACTTTTGTAATGGTCACCCATGACTTTGATGAAGCCCTCTACCTGGCAACCAATGGCGCTATCATCAAAGATGGGGAATTAATCCGAAAAGGATTAATCCGGGATATTTTCAATACTCCCGGATCTGAATTTGTAGCTAATTTCGTAGGCATGACCAATATTTATGTATGCTCTCCTGAAAATGACTGTATGCGTTCAGGGGAACTGTCATTGCAATGCGAAAAACAAATAAGCAACGAGAAATGCCACATGGCATTCAGGCCGGAAGAAATTATACTAGGGAACGAGCTACCTGAACAAGGACATCCGAACTGCTTTGAGGCGGTAATAAAAACCATAACCGTCGGTGGATTTCATGCCCGGGTTACTTTGGATTATGCGGGGATTGAAATTAACGCCCTTGTGCCTCGAAATTTAATTATTAATGGAGAGCTTGAAACAGGCTCTAAAATAAAAGTATCTATACCACCAAAAAGTATACATCTTTTTTAAACATGCAAAACAAATCAATAATTTTAATATTGAAAATAAAAAAACCCGAACAATGTCAACATTGCCCGGGTTCAACTTTACTACAATAACGGCTTAGTCAAAAGCCATGCCTACTTTCCACTCATCACACACCTTGCCCACCAAATCAGGACCGGGGTTAAGAGTTTTTTTACCGGGTTTCCAGCCGGAAGGGCAAACTTCTGAGGCCTTGGTTTTACGAACCAATTGATAAGCCTGAATCTGACGGATAGTCTCGGATACGTTACGGCCCACAGGCGGAGTCAAGACTTCGTAGCCGACAATCACACCATCAGGGTCGATCAAGAACCGACCACGCATATCAACACCGGCATCATCGTCATACACTCCGTAGAGTTCCCCTACTTTGCCACCACCGTCTGAAAGCATAGGGAAAGGAATTTTCCCGGCAGTTATCATCTTACCCAACTCTTCCTGCTCCCACATTTTATGCACAAAGACACTATCTGTACTCATAGTAAGAACCTGAACACCGAGTGCTTCAAATTCAGAATATTTTTCGGCGACCGCCGAAACTTCAGTAGCTCAAACGAAGGTGAAATCGCCAGGGTAAAAGCACAGTACAACCCACTTCCCGAGATAATCGGAAAGAGTAACGTCCTTAAACCCGCCGTT is a genomic window of Maridesulfovibrio ferrireducens containing:
- a CDS encoding PocR ligand-binding domain-containing protein produces the protein MTDLLSKDQWNDLEKTIHNDWGFNASAYDAKGMTFTGFKNFVNPLCSEIKSHPEGIQAICSVAHQHMAQLARSTEKSVIEQCDAGMVKICTPIIVDGEFIGIVGGCGRVPDDSEIETFTVHKAINVPLNNIETLAKDVPTISNKKAQDLATFLEKFVADIPRP
- a CDS encoding ABC transporter ATP-binding protein, translated to MITIENLDVNLPNFSLDNINLQIDEGDFFTLLGPTGSGKSVLLETIAGLIPVSSGSIKINRTDITRTAPEKRGLSIVYQDYALFPHLSVKDNITFGARYKNIEKIKADNKAHELAEMLNISHLLDRTPRNLSGGEKQRASIARALLVDPAVLLLDEPLSALDPAFRQEVQDLLKSIHRETGITFVMVTHDFDEALYLATNGAIIKDGELIRKGLIRDIFNTPGSEFVANFVGMTNIYVCSPENDCMRSGELSLQCEKQISNEKCHMAFRPEEIILGNELPEQGHPNCFEAVIKTITVGGFHARVTLDYAGIEINALVPRNLIINGELETGSKIKVSIPPKSIHLF
- a CDS encoding ABC transporter permease is translated as MKKFHNISVSNIISAFLVLGFILLPLSQLIFGSSPTEIIDTIMDKDVREAIIRSMACSGLAAILAFAIGTPFAFLLARNNFKGKELLNSIIDLPIMIPHPVIGIALLGIAGRNHWIGQRLLDAGIRLMGTSTGIVAVLLFVGLPFYINAARDGFESVPERLEKAARTLGANRSQTFFRVTFPLAWKYLLTGMIMCMARALSEFGAVVIIAYHPMVAPVLMYERFTAYGLSYSRPVAIWLIALSLVLFAALRLLSRGLKGNKI
- the prxU gene encoding thioredoxin-dependent peroxiredoxin (Most members of this family contain a selenocysteine.); translation: MSNSQPAGCSKPVNVAAAEDKQEVQAESTATNKGAVSMIKAGHKAPDFTAGAYQNGGFKDVTLSDYLGKWVVLCFYPGDFTFVUATEVSAVAEKYSEFEALGVQVLTMSTDSVFVHKMWEQEELGKMITAGKIPFPMLSDGGGKVGELYGVYDDDAGVDMRGRFLIDPDGVIVGYEVLTPPVGRNVSETIRQIQAYQLVRKTKASEVCPSGWKPGKKTLNPGPDLVGKVCDEWKVGMAFD
- the wtpA gene encoding tungstate ABC transporter substrate-binding protein WtpA, with amino-acid sequence MRLFLLGVTLFMLSLLSAAPAFAGEDLSGDVIMFHAGSLSVPLAKMEKEFEAMHPGVDIKREAGGSTKMARMISEVGKPADIMASADYVVIDKNLIPKYADFNIRFATNQLVLCYTDNSKFASEINADNWYDILQKPGVIWGHSDPNLDPCGYRSVMVLQLAEKFYNKPGLYEKLVSVRKKEWVRPKSVELISLLKTGNMDYAWEYLSVAVQHGLKYITLNKHINLSDYKYNKFYEQAQVTVSGKKPGTTIVRTGKSITYGITELKDAPNKPAATAFLAYMLSPEGGLKILKEMGQPPFVPAIIPDDAMLKKMPASLQKLVKVKK